One genomic region from Candidatus Nitrospira nitrificans encodes:
- a CDS encoding GGDEF domain-containing protein: MNRSTAGRRILLLHNELTSALTLTPVLEKAGFQVVEGNLPDLALHELVHDPPCLILAAEGTGGHSVETLTRDLKLDAFLGRLPLMVFVRDSRLNDIDWGSLGVDDFITIPYRAEDVVHRIRLCLSRSTRSLDANPLTRLPGNTTILFETTSRIHSKQPFALAYVDIDNFKSFNDRYGYGRGDEVLIVACRILTTVVGELAGPEGFVGHVGGDDFVFMSRPHAIDAICRTVIKRFDLVIPDFYDREDRLKGYIDSVDRRGNKEQFPIMSLSIAVVTNEWSPIAHPGDVSRIASELKKRAKALKGSVYIKDQRGQAVGASSAMADSIVPLPTSD, encoded by the coding sequence ACTTCTGCCCTGACGTTGACCCCGGTATTGGAGAAAGCCGGTTTTCAGGTGGTGGAGGGCAATCTACCGGATCTCGCGCTGCATGAACTCGTCCATGATCCGCCCTGCCTCATCCTGGCCGCTGAAGGAACCGGGGGCCATTCAGTGGAAACGCTCACAAGAGACCTCAAGCTCGATGCCTTTCTGGGACGCCTGCCTCTCATGGTCTTCGTACGGGATAGTCGACTCAACGACATTGACTGGGGTTCATTGGGGGTGGACGATTTCATCACCATTCCCTATCGGGCGGAAGACGTCGTGCATCGTATACGCCTCTGCTTGAGCCGGTCGACCCGTTCGCTCGATGCGAATCCTCTCACCCGTCTTCCCGGCAACACCACGATCCTGTTTGAGACTACCTCCAGGATTCACAGCAAGCAGCCCTTCGCGCTCGCCTACGTCGACATCGACAATTTTAAGTCCTTCAACGATCGTTACGGCTATGGACGTGGAGACGAAGTGCTCATCGTGGCCTGCCGCATCCTCACGACGGTGGTGGGAGAACTGGCCGGCCCGGAAGGGTTTGTCGGCCATGTCGGGGGAGACGATTTCGTCTTCATGAGCCGGCCACATGCCATCGACGCGATCTGCCGGACCGTCATCAAACGATTTGATCTTGTGATTCCGGACTTCTACGATCGCGAAGATCGCCTCAAGGGCTACATCGATTCCGTGGATCGCCGAGGCAATAAAGAGCAGTTTCCGATCATGAGTCTTTCGATCGCCGTCGTCACCAATGAGTGGTCTCCTATCGCCCATCCCGGCGATGTCAGCAGGATCGCCTCGGAATTGAAGAAACGAGCCAAGGCCTTGAAAGGCAGCGTCTATATCAAAGATCAGCGAGGCCAGGCCGTCGGTGCATCTTCCGCAATGGCGGATTCCATCGTCCCGCTGCCCACCTCTGATTGA
- a CDS encoding IPT/TIG domain-containing protein, protein MNRVIITAVCFSLVVLCGGMISLAHAGRTGIELSARSVTPGATLVLSGKGFGAFKSTQFNRVTVNGVSALVQRWDPGVIEIKVPFKATSGFVEVLIGKKKLLAGFLNLAMPWIETITPTEAERGTTLQITGHHFGLSAGARDPNTMFGVNDVLVGGVLVRPTRWKDDKIELEIPTNAVSGDVVVRLASSDPLPDGSCCAPVEYVVSNAVPLALIPSIRVDPVSGPVGTKVVLFGQGFGNAKELMDDAVLLGGRPVTIAQWKDDVIVFHVPLGAESGPLVLKRQGRERVLAQFTVHVPRVISMSPASAPIGTLLRINGEHFGFYSESGSTPYNFMDFNAGENRVEIGGVPAVLYRWNDDRIDVWVPFSAKSGKVVVYRSANSPDMNGLCCAERGTLAIEAGDFTLVTPVIESYAPQSAGLDATVTIKGRGFGTFLKTAEHADLELNQKAYKRRTDIEINEPGESQNVVSNVSRTEVLFNGAAALVQSWTDEEIIVKVPHRNLYGIGKKGEFFDNLATGPLVVRRGSWDLLLDGTCCSPKKWVTLEAGPFTIEAKGLPDSSYWDNNRPDASTNQ, encoded by the coding sequence ATGAATAGAGTCATCATCACAGCCGTTTGTTTCTCGCTTGTCGTCCTCTGTGGGGGAATGATCTCTCTCGCGCACGCCGGGAGGACGGGCATTGAACTGTCCGCCCGGTCCGTGACCCCTGGCGCGACATTGGTCCTGAGCGGGAAAGGGTTTGGAGCGTTTAAGTCGACTCAGTTCAACCGAGTCACCGTGAATGGGGTATCGGCGTTGGTCCAGCGATGGGACCCGGGTGTGATCGAGATCAAGGTTCCCTTCAAGGCGACCAGCGGGTTTGTCGAAGTGCTGATCGGAAAGAAGAAATTGCTCGCCGGATTTTTGAACCTTGCGATGCCGTGGATTGAGACCATCACGCCGACGGAAGCGGAACGAGGAACGACGCTTCAGATCACCGGTCATCATTTCGGGCTCTCGGCGGGCGCGCGCGACCCGAACACCATGTTCGGTGTCAATGACGTGCTGGTCGGCGGGGTGCTGGTGCGTCCCACGCGCTGGAAGGACGACAAGATTGAGCTTGAAATTCCGACGAACGCGGTGAGCGGGGATGTCGTGGTTCGACTGGCCTCTTCCGATCCGCTCCCGGACGGATCCTGCTGTGCTCCGGTCGAGTATGTCGTGAGCAATGCCGTTCCGCTGGCGCTGATTCCGTCCATTCGAGTGGATCCGGTCAGTGGACCGGTAGGCACGAAAGTGGTCTTGTTCGGCCAGGGGTTCGGGAATGCCAAAGAGCTGATGGATGATGCGGTTCTCCTCGGGGGACGGCCGGTGACCATCGCGCAATGGAAAGACGATGTCATTGTCTTCCACGTCCCGCTCGGTGCGGAGTCGGGTCCGCTTGTGCTGAAACGTCAAGGACGGGAACGGGTGCTCGCACAGTTTACCGTTCATGTTCCTCGCGTCATTTCCATGAGTCCCGCCAGCGCGCCCATCGGGACGTTGCTGCGCATCAACGGTGAGCACTTTGGGTTTTACTCGGAGAGCGGGTCGACGCCCTACAACTTCATGGATTTCAATGCCGGTGAGAATCGAGTCGAAATCGGCGGGGTGCCGGCGGTGCTCTATCGTTGGAACGACGACCGAATCGATGTCTGGGTGCCGTTCAGCGCGAAAAGCGGCAAGGTGGTGGTGTATCGGAGCGCAAACAGCCCGGATATGAACGGACTCTGTTGCGCCGAACGGGGGACCCTCGCCATCGAGGCCGGGGACTTCACGCTTGTCACGCCGGTCATTGAATCGTATGCGCCCCAGAGCGCTGGGTTGGATGCCACGGTGACGATTAAAGGCCGGGGATTCGGAACGTTTCTCAAGACCGCTGAACATGCCGATTTAGAATTGAATCAGAAAGCCTACAAGCGGCGAACCGATATTGAAATCAACGAACCAGGGGAAAGTCAGAATGTCGTCTCCAACGTGTCGCGGACGGAAGTGTTGTTTAACGGAGCCGCCGCGCTGGTTCAATCGTGGACCGATGAGGAGATCATCGTGAAGGTCCCGCACCGTAACCTCTATGGAATCGGGAAGAAGGGTGAGTTTTTTGACAATCTGGCGACCGGCCCCTTGGTCGTGCGTCGAGGATCATGGGATCTGCTTCTTGATGGCACGTGTTGTTCGCCGAAGAAGTGGGTTACGCTTGAAGCCGGACCGTTCACCATCGAAGCAAAAGGGCTTCCCGATTCAAGCTACTGGGATAACAACAGGCCTGACGCGAGCACCAATCAATAA